The Aestuariibaculum lutulentum genome segment AACACCAATTTCTTAACACCGATGGATCGGTTATTAACCACCCTAACGAAGTTATTATTGAAAAGTTTAAAGCCATTACAGGCATTGCTGAACGTCGTTATGCCAAACCCCATTTAAACTCTTCAGATTTAGGATTTTTTGCTGCCGAACGCGCCATTGCTGATGCGAAAATAGACCCTGAAACTTTAGATTACATTATTGTAGCACACAACTTCGGTGATGTAAAACACGGTACCATACAAAGTGATGTTTTACCTTCTTTAGCTTCCCGTATTAAACATAGCTTACGCATTAAAAACCCGAAATGTATCGCTTACGATATTCTTTTTGGCTGTCCCGGTTGGATAGAAGGTGTTATTCAAGCGCAAGCGTTCATAAAAGCCGGTATGGCGAAACGCTGTTTGGTTATCGGATCGGAAACCTTATCTCGTGTCGTAGACAAGCACGATAGAGATTCTATGATTTTTTCCGATGGTGCCGGCGCAACAATTATTGAAGCTACCAATGACGAAGGTGGTATTTTAGCCCATGAAACAGCAAGCTTCACTTATGATGAGGCATACTTCCTCTACTTTGGAAATTCAAATAACCAAGCTTTAGATAAAGACACCCGTTACATTAAAATGGATGGTCGTAAAATTTACGAATTCGCCCTGAC includes the following:
- a CDS encoding 3-oxoacyl-ACP synthase III family protein → MNIKITGSGSYIPDTIEKNDAFHQHQFLNTDGSVINHPNEVIIEKFKAITGIAERRYAKPHLNSSDLGFFAAERAIADAKIDPETLDYIIVAHNFGDVKHGTIQSDVLPSLASRIKHSLRIKNPKCIAYDILFGCPGWIEGVIQAQAFIKAGMAKRCLVIGSETLSRVVDKHDRDSMIFSDGAGATIIEATNDEGGILAHETASFTYDEAYFLYFGNSNNQALDKDTRYIKMDGRKIYEFALTNVPKAMQSCLDASGVDIKDVKKIFIHQANEKMDEAILKRFYRLYRTEIPKHIMPMSIQTLGNSSVATVPTLFDLVKNNKLENHSLNKGDVIIFASVGAGMHINAIVYKY